GagttgtttgattttaaaattttgcttaAGAAATGGCAAATATGAATTTCGGAAGCTAGAAAATGGACCCTCCGAGTTGTttgttattttcaatttttttactgATGAAAAACTCGCATGGTCCGAATTCTGTTCCACTGACACCACATGGCTGTGAAGTACCTGTATTCCCCATATTCGAGTCCAACAccacttttattttcatattcaaattaaaaagtgtCGGAACAACCGACCCGGTCAAAGTTAGAATATGCAGCTGGAATGAAATCAGAGGAAGCCGGAAAGAAAAGACTTTGGGCTGGAGCAAGCTTCAGGTATTTGAGAACTCTAAGTGCTGCTTGATGATGGCCAATTGTGGGACAGTCAAGACACTAGCTTAGCTTGCCAACAGCAAAGCTAATGTCAGGTCTTGTATTAGTAAGGTACAAGGGACGCCTAACCAGTCTTCTATACAAGGAAACATCTGAGAAAGGGGCTGCGCAATCCTTGGACAGCTTGGTGGAGTAGTCCATGAGAGTAGAGACAGGTTTTGCATTAATCATATCAAACTCAAAGAACAGGTTAAACACATATTTTCGCTGATATAAAGCAATTCCGGAACTATTTCGAGCTACTTCCATACCAATAAAGTACTTCAATTTTCCAAGATCCTTGATCTTGAAGGCATCATCCAATAATCCCTTTATGTGCTCAATTTCTCCCAAATTGTTCCCAGCTAATACGAGATCATCTATGTAGACTAATATTGTGGTGAAGTCATTGTTAGTGGATCTGGTGAAAAGAGCATAATCACGCTTGCTCTGCGTATATCCATAACCAAAGAGCTTTGAGCATAGCTTTTCGTGCCACTGTCGACTCGCTTGCTTTAACCCATACAAAGATTTTTTCAATATGCACACAAGATTGGACTGCGAAACGGATAGACCTGGTGGAATCTTCATATAAACTTCCTCGTGCAAATTCCCATGGAAGAAAGCAGTGTTCACATCTAGTTGTTGAATGTGCCAATTCTTGGCAGCAGCAATAGACAACAGAATCCGGATTGTCGCAGCTTTAATGGCCGGACTGAAAGTGTCAAAGTAATCAAACCCGGGTGTTTGAGTGAACCCTTTGGCAACGGGTCTCGCCTTGTGCCTTTCGACAGTGCCGTTGGGTTTgaacttgattttgaagatccaCCTACAACCAATAGTGTGCTTACCTGCTGGAAGCGTGGTTAATATCTAAGTCTTATTTAGTTTCAAAGCATCTAGTTTAGCTTTAATTGCATCTCTCCAACAAGAATGTGTTATGACCTCATCATAGTATTTATGTTCATGCAAGGTAGGCACAACAATAGAAAAGGCCTTACGTGAGGGTGATAATTGTGAATAAGAATTTTGGTTTGAGATCGGGTATCTTATTGAGAGTTGGTGAAGCTTATCAGAGGTGATTTGCATACGATGAAAATTTTTGAGATGTAATGGTTTTCGTCTTTTCCTAGTTAATCTTCTAGGTGTGTGCATGTTATGCTGATTAGAAATAACAATAGGTGCATTAAATGTAGATGAAGTTGATGCATGAGATGTTGGTGGGGGTAATGCATGATTAACCACTGTATCACTAGCTAAAGATGTCTCAATAGTAGTGTCATTTTGTGATGCATTCATGGGTGCATTATGAATATGCAAGTTTGAAAAGGCATCATCGTATAAACATTAGTATTTCTAGTGATGATGGCTTGTGATTGACTTATAGCAGGTACAGGATTCATACATTAAACAAATGGCATcacattttcataaaaaatagcatcttgagacaaaaaaaaagttttctgATTTTCAAATCCAAAAACATATATCCTTTCACACCTTGTTTATACCCCCAAGAAAACAACTTTTCTAGCTCTtgcatctaatttttttttattattgacttTAAGTGTGCTAACATAAGCCaaacaaccaaaatttttaaaatgcttAAAAATCGGTTCATACAAGAGCTAAAAAGGTGATTGATCATTTAACAACTTACTAGGCAATCGATTAATTACTTGCACGGCCTGAGCTACTGCCATAGTCCAGTAGTATTTTGGCACAAGAGAGTGAAATAAAAGAGCTCTAGCAACTTGCAAAATATGTTGGTGCTTTCGCTCCACTATAACATTTTGTTGTGAAGTTTAAACACAAGAGGTTTGATGTATAATTCCCTTAGATGCATAAAAGTTACCCAATTGGAACTCCTTTCCATTATCAGACCTCACTATTTTAACATCTTTTCTAAATGTTGCGCGAGATTAACGGTGTGAATGGAACCATCTTGCATTTCGCGAACCTCAAACATCTCGTTGCGCCTGTCGAACCTATTGACCACAATGTTGCCTGCACGTCGAAAACTTTCTTCGACTCTTTTGGTGGCAAATTCTGAATATGTGAATCCATTGCGGACATGCTCATGAGCCTCGGTGCTCTTCCGAGTGAACAATTCGTTCAACCGATAGAAAGTAGACCTAACAATGGCAGTCACAGGAAGGTTGCGTGCACCCTTCAGGACAGAATTTATGCACTCTACCAAGTTTGTCGTCATATGTCCCCAACGATGACCCCCGTCGAATGCCAACACCCATCTCTGAACACCGATCTCATCACACCATTGCGCATACGCCTCACCCCGCTCTCTCAGCCTTTGGTAGTTTTTGTTGTACTCTTGCTCCGTCCTAGAATATCCTATTGGAGAAACCATTTAATCATAAGCAAGTTGCACGAAATTAATAGGAACAGAACCATAACAACGAAATCAAATACCTGTGTTAACCACGAGTTTATGCAAATACGGAGCCTTGAACCTCCTTAAGAAGTTGGAACCGATGTGCCTGATGCAGTACATGTGCCACGCTCTTGGCGGTGACCATGCACCGTTGCTGCGAGCTATTGCTGCGTCGATGGAGTTATGGCGGTCAGAAATAATGCCGACGCCATCGATGGTACAACATATCTCCGCAGGTTGCTTAGGAAAAACTCCCACGCGTCTGCCGTCTCACCCTCGACTATTGCAAACGCAATAGGCACAATGTTCTGGTTCCCATCCTGTGCAACGGCAACTAGAAGCGCACCTTTATATTTTCCGTACAGGTGTGTCCCATCAACCTGCACCAGTGGCTTGCAGTGTCGGAATGCTACTATACACGGATAGAAGCTCCAAAAAACGCGTTGAAGAACTCTTACACCTTGTACCTCCTCACTCTCACGGTAAACAGGGAGCGTCTTTATTTGAACACGAGACCTTGGCATCTTTGCAGTCATTGCTTTCAACCAAACTGGCAGAGTCTGGTAagaaacctcccaaccaccaaaaACTTTTGCGACAGATttctgctttgccaaccaagccttGCGGTAACTGATAGTGTAGTTGAACTTTGACTGAACTTCTGCAATAATAGACTTCACCTTTATGGACGGATCTGCTTCGACCAACGGCCTAATGGCATCTGCAATTGTGTCTGAGTCCAACTTGGCATGATCTTGCGAGATAGTTCCCATGGTGCACGTGTGTTTGCCATTGTATCTCCTGATCTCCCAACAAGCTTTCTTTCGAATCAAACTAGCTCGGATAAGCCAATCGCACCCGGCACCATAACCCTTGCATTTCGCATAGAATGTCTGCGGCTCAGACTCATACACAGTGTAATCAACTCCTCTAGAGATAGTGTAGCTTTTGATTGCAGATATCACCGACTCTCTAGAGCCAAATTCCATTCCGACACTGAATTCACCATCTTCGGCCGCAGCGTTGCCTTCACCAACGATAAGCGCACCACCATCAGTCAGACAAGGCAAATAAAATGGACACTAGTGGTAACGTGAATTAATAACCATAATATAACATACCCATATTCGCATACTCAGGAAATTCTGGGGCATGCATGGCTTCGAGATCAAGAGTCCGCATAAAAGACGGAACACCAAACGACTGCTGGCTTATAACAGCATGCGCTTCATTTGGCACCGCCGGATTGCCTGCCAGATCTCCGTCATCGTTTTCGTCATCGACTTCATAGTTGGCTTCGAACTCCTCTTCACTGTCGTCGTTATCTTCCTCCCAGCCTATATCCCCAAACTCGTTAATGTTGACCTCCTCGTCAAACTCGTCCACCCCCGTATGCTGTTCAAACTCAACGTACAGCTCTATTAGCGGCACCTGAAATCGGGTTTGTTGATAAATACAGAACATCCTCTGCATGCTTGCATCGTCAGTGATAGCCATTATTTGAAACTGTATCAGCCCACCAAATACTTGTACAGGACTCCTGTACAAAATATAACTCACCTTTTTCGAAATGTGACTTGGTATGTTGACACAAATACCATTTTGCAACTCCACAAAACTCGTGGTATATGGAATAGCAAATGAAAACGGACATTCACAAACAAAAGTCACTCCTTCGTGTGTGTTCGATATAACCTCACCGTTATAATACACTCGTATATTTGCAATACCTTCCATAATCTCACTTTTTTAACCCTTCTAATACCCAAAAAATCTCACAATTAAGAGATGCATGAACGAATGAAAGGTGAAAGGGGGCACAAGTGAGAAATTTAGGAGTGAGGTACGAGTTTGAGATAGCTGAGTTAGCAATTTATAGGCAAAGTTCttcattataatattatattacatATAAAACGCAACCTGCGTTTTACGgacttcaaaaaaatttttggaccAAATAAAACGCAACATGCGATTTACTCTgcccaaaaaaatttttgagcCCATCAAATTCACAAACGCATCATgcgttttatattaaaaaaaattttttaattccaATTCCACAAACGCAACATGCGTTTGTCTCCATTCAATTGtaaagcaaaaaaaattaattgtgaaGCATAAAAAACGCAACTTGCGTTTGTTATATATCCATAGCAGTGCAAAATTTGGTGAAACACCCATTTCAATGCACATCACCAAAACCTTttccatatcaaaattaatcagCCTAAAATGGATCATGACCATTTAAAAgacgaaaataaaatatttattctaCACCAAATTTAATGAGAATAGATTGtaaggaaataaaatataatctctaattttttaatatttttttatttcatttgcaAAATATATACTTTAAAAAAGATTAAGAGAAAGAATTCCAAATTCAACATGTAAATGGGGTAACAATGTAAAATGTAGAAGGGGAAGCTTGTTTTAGAAGAGTCTAGATTCGTTGGATTGTGTGGAAGGAaaaaaacagagaacaaaaCAAGTGGCTCGGATTCAGTGGGCTTGTCACGTCGCTTTTGATTTTGAAGAGCGAATACTGGAGCCTCGTATCGCATACGCATACACATATGCGTGGGCCTAACAATTCTCAAAGCCAAGCCACTACCTTCTTTTTTGGGTTCCTAACTCATGCCATTGGTTGACTTGAATCAATGCTCGAGTTTATTTAcccacaaaataataaattctctCTGTTTTAATAATGTAAATTATTTTAGAGGTATTTGATATATGATTCTTTTTGttagaattatatttaatagaTTTCGCTTGTTATTAAGTCGTTTATCTAGTTGGATTTAAGAATATATGTAAATTAAATTCGATCAGATTTGGACGAATTTGTAATTACATCTGTACTTAAAACTTCAGATCAAATcagatataaaattattatatggtAATTTCTTAGACTATTAAAAGTGACTCTCTATTTTGGTCCTtgccttttttttatgtttctttaaaTGTTTAGTAAAAAGAATGTTCTAACTTCTAAGTCTTTATTTTTTATCGATtttaatcaaacaaaaaaatcgtATACAAATTAAGTATAATTTGTCTTCTAATGTGACTAAACTATATTTGAAGTATGGATCAAATAAAATATGACTTTGATTGTTACATGAACATTTGAGAATTTTGTTCATGATATTTATAACCAAAAAGTTGGGACACCTCAAGCCACTGCTTTTGGCACCAACATTGTTGGCTACCACTTTTGGCATCTCATCtcattatttatttgcatatggAAATCAAAATTCTTCTCAAATTAGATTCCTTAACCAGCTTTAACTCTTATTTGTACCTTATGAGTTAACCTTTTTGGTAAAATGTACCTCGTGTCATGTCTTTGTGATTAAAGAATAGTAGCATTTATGAATAGGGGCCTCGAGGTTTGTTGTGGCCGAATATATAATTTCCTAAAACGAGGAATGaattattcttaaattattttgatttcatgggactgaaataaattaaaataaaagataaattatacttttttgtTTGTGAAGTTCGTCAAAAAATTTTCTACGttttatttcattaaaaatttttattttgtatcaaATGTATCCAAACtatccattttttttgtttgcctCATCCATTtttggtaatatttttttttggtctttctctttgtttctttgggccatttttttatctttagtcCGTTTTTTTATGCAACCTTTTTAGATGGGCTTAAGTATCTATGCTACCTGCGTTTTTGGTTGTCAAGTATTTATCCAACCATCGTAAGCTATTCTTTTCCAACCTTAAACCCAAATAGTCAGAAGTTTGTCGGGCCTAGGCACTTTTCTTTGAGTATATATACATTCAAAACCAAAAACTTGAGACGCTaccaaaaaccaaaaacaaaaaaacaaaaatttagcaTAAATTATAAGGGTCAATCTATGGTACAGATGCTATTTGATACAGATTTACAGATATTCTCTTTTAATGAATATGAGATGGACACCTG
The genomic region above belongs to Arachis duranensis cultivar V14167 chromosome 3, aradu.V14167.gnm2.J7QH, whole genome shotgun sequence and contains:
- the LOC107478979 gene encoding uncharacterized protein LOC107478979; the encoded protein is MEGIANIRVYYNGEVISNTHEGVTFVCECPFSFAIPYTTSFVELQNGICVNIPSHISKKVSYILYRSPVQVFGGLIQFQIMAITDDASMQRMFCIYQQTRFQVPLIELYVEFEQHTGVDEFDEEVNINEFGDIGWEEDNDDSEEEFEANYEVDDENDDGDLAGNPAVPNEAHAVISQQSFGVPSFMRTLDLEAMHAPEFPEYANMGNAAAEDGEFSVGMEFGSRESVISAIKSYTISRGVDYTVYESEPQTFYAKCKGYGAGCDWLIRASLIRKKACWEIRRYNGKHTCTMGTISQDHAKLDSDTIADAIRPLVEADPSIKVKSIIAEVQSKFNYTISYRKAWLAKQKSVAKVFGGWEVSYQTLPVWLKAMTAKMPRSRVQIKTLPVYRESEEVQGVRVLQRVFWSFYPCIVAFRHCKPLVQVDGTHLRG